One part of the Aspergillus luchuensis IFO 4308 DNA, chromosome 5, nearly complete sequence genome encodes these proteins:
- a CDS encoding SDR family NAD(P)-dependent oxidoreductase (COG:Q;~EggNog:ENOG410PPEB;~InterPro:IPR036291,IPR002347;~PFAM:PF08659,PF00106,PF13561;~go_process: GO:0055114 - oxidation-reduction process [Evidence IEA]), producing the protein MVIRGTQLDGVALVVGSGRGIGQQTAFSLAEAGARVIVFADMNTETATASAEESKQYATNPEYQSTHFTVNVTDQDGVQAMVDFVVEKFGRLDYAVNAAGVDNGVHTPFADTDIDNFDRVQTINARGMFLCCRAEAAAMRKQTSRTFTSRTGTRDIGRGAIVNVCSANSFAGLPGKASYTVSKHACMAVTKMVGLDHSAEGIRCNAVCPIWVRTPLLDVELERNPQVRAEIEAVIPIKRAAESDEVGDTIVYLLSPSASYVNATSLLLDAAVTATLRFH; encoded by the exons ATGGTCATCAGAGGCACTCAATTAGATGGCGTCGCTCTGGTCGTCGGC TCTGGTCGCGGCATCGGCCAACAAACCGCTTTCTCCCTAGCCGAAGCAGGCGCCCgcgtcatcgtcttcgccgaCATGAACACCGAAACAGCCACTGCCTCCGCCGAAGAGAGCAAGCAATACGCCACAAACCCCGAATACCAATCCACCCACTTCACCGTTAACGTGACCGATCAAGATGGCGTGCAAGCCATGGTTGACTTTGTCGTCGAGAAGTTCGGACGGCTGGACTATGCCGTCAACGCTGCAGGA GTCGACAACGGCGTACACACCCCCTTCGCCGACACCGACATCGACAACTTCGACCGCGTCCAGACCATCAACGCCCGCGGTATGTTCCTCTGCTGCCgcgccgaagccgccgccATGCGCAAGCAGACCTCACGCACCTTCACTAGCCGCACCGGCACCCGGGACATTGGTCGCGGCGCCATCGTGAACGTCTGCTCAGCCAACTCCTTCGCCGGACTGCCCGGGAAGGCATCATATACCGTCTCCAAGCATGCCTGCATGGCGGTGACGAAGATGGTTG GACTGGACCACTCCGCCGAAGGCATCCGCTGCAACGCCGTATGTCCCATCTGGGTCCGCACCCCTCTCCTCGACGTCGAGTTGGAGCGGAACCCGCAGGTGCGCGCGGAAATCGAGGCCGTTATACCCATTAAGCGTGCGGCGGAGAGTGATGAGGTGGGAGATACGATTGTTTATTTGCTTAGTCCGTCGGCGAGTTATGTTAATGCTACgagtttgttgttggatgcGGCGGTTACGGCGACGTTGAGGTTTCATTGA